The following coding sequences lie in one Synechococcus sp. CC9902 genomic window:
- a CDS encoding (Fe-S)-binding protein — translation MSEPLSADPTSSTSLPGLPAGAADPCVHCGFCLPTCASYRVLASEMDSPRGRIHALRAIEAGELELDATVASHFDTCLGCYACVTACPSGVRYDQLIEATRPKLNNAKLRSSWQISFRQLLLQVLPYPRRLRALLQPLRLYAGTPIQALARRSGLTRLFGPGIEAMEQLLPSLAATAFDDALPTVNPASAPRRGRVALLLGCVQRCFDPSVNTATVSVLQANGFEVVLPPDQGCCGAVSHHQGEMELTRQLASALVDSMNAIEGELDAVLVAASGCGHTMKAYGEILQNSNGFRAPVLDVHEFLTNVGLSDSFSAQLKPIAKAVAMHDACHMIHGQGIQQQPRTLLAAIPDLELREPMEAGVCCGSAGIYNLVQPEEAAELGTIKANDLSNTGAALVASANIGCTLQLRRHLQGRQPVHHPMELLAASAGLHPLPSLEQSAFSTEVSRKREDR, via the coding sequence ATGAGCGAGCCACTCAGCGCCGACCCCACGTCATCCACATCTCTCCCAGGCTTACCCGCCGGAGCCGCCGATCCCTGTGTGCATTGCGGATTTTGCTTACCCACCTGTGCCAGCTATCGCGTTCTGGCCAGTGAGATGGACTCACCCCGTGGCCGCATCCATGCCCTGCGGGCGATCGAAGCCGGTGAACTGGAACTCGACGCCACCGTTGCAAGCCACTTCGACACCTGCCTGGGTTGTTATGCCTGCGTCACGGCATGTCCTTCTGGCGTCCGTTACGACCAGCTGATCGAAGCCACTCGACCGAAACTGAACAACGCCAAATTGCGCAGCAGCTGGCAAATCAGTTTTCGTCAGCTGCTCCTGCAGGTGTTGCCCTACCCACGCCGGCTTCGGGCTCTACTCCAGCCGCTGCGGCTCTACGCCGGCACCCCCATCCAGGCCCTTGCCCGCCGCAGTGGCCTGACCCGCTTGTTTGGCCCAGGGATCGAAGCGATGGAACAGCTGCTGCCATCCCTGGCAGCCACTGCCTTCGACGATGCGTTGCCAACGGTGAACCCTGCCAGCGCCCCCCGCCGCGGCCGGGTGGCGCTGCTGTTGGGCTGCGTCCAACGCTGCTTCGATCCATCCGTGAACACGGCCACGGTGAGCGTGCTTCAAGCGAATGGGTTTGAGGTGGTTCTCCCCCCTGATCAGGGCTGCTGCGGTGCCGTGAGTCACCACCAAGGGGAGATGGAGCTCACCCGCCAACTGGCTTCAGCCCTTGTTGACAGCATGAATGCGATCGAAGGAGAGCTCGACGCGGTGCTGGTAGCAGCCTCCGGTTGCGGCCACACGATGAAGGCCTATGGCGAGATCCTGCAAAACAGCAACGGCTTCCGGGCGCCGGTTTTGGACGTGCATGAATTCCTTACCAACGTGGGGTTGAGCGACAGCTTTTCCGCCCAGCTGAAGCCCATCGCCAAGGCAGTGGCCATGCATGACGCTTGCCACATGATCCATGGCCAAGGCATTCAGCAACAGCCACGCACCCTGCTCGCCGCCATCCCTGATCTCGAACTGAGAGAACCGATGGAAGCCGGCGTGTGTTGCGGAAGCGCCGGTATCTACAACCTTGTACAACCGGAGGAGGCCGCAGAGCTGGGAACGATCAAGGCGAACGACCTCAGCAACACTGGGGCAGCGCTCGTGGCCAGCGCAAACATCGGTTGCACCTTGCAACTACGCCGGCATCTCCAGGGACGTCAGCCGGTGCACCACCCGATGGAACTGTTAGCAGCATCAGCTGGCTTGCATCCGCTGCCAAGCCTCGAACAAAGTGCCTTCAGTACCGAGGTTTCCCGGAAACGTGAGGATCGGTAA
- a CDS encoding NADP-dependent isocitrate dehydrogenase translates to MVKFEKLTAPITGTAIRFENGQPVVADNPIIPFIRGDGTGVDIWPATQKVLDAAVAKAYGGTKSIEWFKVYAGDEACDLYGTYQYLPEDTLDAIRTYGVAIKGPLTTPVGGGIRSLNVALRQIFDLYCCVRPCRYYAGTPSPHKRPQDLDVIVYRENTEDIYMGIEWEADDAVGQELRQYLNDVVIPANGKLGQRQIPEGSGIGIKPVSKHGSQRHIRKAIQHALRLEGNKRHVTLVHKGNIMKFTEGAFRDWGYELATSEFRDVCITERESWILGNLEKDTDLSVQANARMIEPGYDSLTPEKKADIDAEVQAVIDAIGSSHGQGKWKAMVLVDDRIADSIFQQIQTRPQEYSILATLNLNGDYISDAAAAMVGGLGMAPGANIGEKAAIFEATHGTAPKHAGLDRINPGSVILSGVMMLEFLGWQQAADLITKGLSAAIANREVTYDLARLMEPQVDPVSCSGFADAVIRHF, encoded by the coding sequence ATGGTCAAGTTCGAGAAGCTCACTGCCCCCATCACAGGCACTGCGATCCGCTTCGAGAACGGTCAACCCGTGGTTGCCGATAATCCGATCATTCCATTTATCCGAGGTGATGGAACGGGGGTGGACATTTGGCCCGCGACGCAAAAGGTGCTCGATGCGGCTGTAGCCAAGGCCTATGGCGGCACTAAATCCATTGAGTGGTTCAAGGTGTACGCCGGCGACGAGGCCTGTGACCTGTATGGCACTTACCAGTACCTCCCCGAGGACACCCTTGACGCGATCCGCACCTACGGCGTGGCAATTAAGGGGCCCCTCACCACCCCAGTGGGAGGCGGCATCCGCTCCCTGAACGTGGCCCTTCGACAAATTTTTGATCTCTATTGCTGCGTGCGGCCTTGCCGCTACTACGCAGGCACCCCCAGCCCCCATAAGCGTCCTCAAGACCTGGACGTGATCGTTTACCGGGAGAACACCGAAGACATCTACATGGGGATCGAGTGGGAAGCCGACGATGCCGTTGGCCAAGAGCTGCGCCAATACCTCAACGACGTCGTGATCCCTGCCAACGGAAAGTTGGGTCAACGCCAAATCCCAGAAGGATCAGGCATCGGGATCAAACCTGTGAGCAAGCACGGTAGCCAGCGCCATATTCGTAAGGCAATCCAACATGCCTTGCGGCTCGAGGGGAACAAGCGTCACGTCACCCTGGTGCATAAGGGCAACATCATGAAGTTCACGGAAGGGGCCTTCCGTGACTGGGGCTACGAGCTCGCCACCAGTGAGTTCCGTGATGTTTGTATCACTGAACGCGAGAGCTGGATCCTCGGCAACCTCGAGAAGGACACCGACCTGAGCGTGCAGGCCAACGCCCGCATGATCGAGCCGGGATACGACAGCCTCACTCCAGAGAAAAAAGCCGACATCGATGCAGAGGTGCAAGCTGTGATCGACGCCATCGGCAGCAGCCATGGCCAGGGGAAGTGGAAGGCCATGGTGCTTGTTGACGACCGCATCGCCGACAGCATTTTTCAACAGATACAAACCCGACCACAGGAGTATTCGATCCTGGCCACCCTCAACCTGAACGGGGACTACATCTCAGATGCCGCCGCAGCGATGGTGGGTGGATTGGGCATGGCACCGGGAGCCAACATCGGAGAAAAAGCTGCCATTTTTGAGGCGACACACGGCACGGCACCGAAGCATGCCGGCCTCGACCGCATCAATCCGGGCTCAGTGATCCTTAGCGGCGTGATGATGCTCGAATTTTTGGGTTGGCAACAGGCAGCCGATCTGATCACCAAAGGGCTGAGCGCCGCCATTGCCAACCGTGAAGTCACCTACGACCTCGCACGTTTGATGGAGCCTCAAGTGGATCCCGTGAGCTGCAGCGGCTTCGCTGACGCCGTGATTCGTCACTTCTAA